In the genome of Aedes aegypti strain LVP_AGWG chromosome 2, AaegL5.0 Primary Assembly, whole genome shotgun sequence, the window atgtaaagtatgttagtttcacatagtcttcacacccagaaagtttcattgaattctgaaggggtgctgccaatccctttgttgagttggcgtgaaatccgtctattAAACCTGTTCCCGATTGCCTTTCTCGttttaaatttcagttttttgtcCAAATCTCGTCGCGAACCCCAATACATTGGTGCCCAATATAAATTATTTGATCATAGGtagatttttttagtattttaaagAGCTCACGCCTACATGTAGCTTATTCGAATGAATCTGTTATACATTCGAGCTGTCCGATTATACATGGCTGTTTTTACTAtaaaataaatcgatttttaaTTTCGGAGTTTTCTGGCAAACAGTAAACTCCAGATTTTTCAACTGTTACAATCACCCTGGACAACAAACTGCGTTTCAACGAGCACATATCGTCAGTGATAGCTACTCGGTGTAATCATAAGGAACACTCGGGATTTCAATGATATTTACTGCCTGAAAACAATATACATCTCGTTGGTTCGCAGCCCTTTGGAATACGGCGTTGTGGTCTGGAGCCCGTATCATGCTGGATAGATTGACCGCATCGAACGTGTTCAGAAATGATTTGTCAGGTTTGCACTTCGTAGACTACCATGGCATAGTAGATTTCGACTGCCTTCTTATGAAAACCGAAGCGCACTCATCAGTCTTCCGACGTTGGCAACTAGGAGAACATATCTTCAGAGGCTTTTCGTGTTCGACCTGCTGGAGAACAATGTTGACTGTCCGGATATTTTGGTAAAGCTTCGTTTCAATGCTCCAGGTAGAAAGATACGGCGTACTGACTTCTTTCGACGATCGGCAAATCGCACACAGTATGGACAACACAACCCACTTGATGTTTGCTGCCAAGTTTTTAATGATGTGTATCATATGTATGATTTTAATTTGTGTAAATCTGCGTTCAAATCTAGAATTAGTCATTAAGTTTTAGTCTGTGCGATGTAAAAATATCGAAgactgtaaaaaaataaataaataaatttagaaagaatccttgaaataattcctggaatgaGACGAATGCCTCTTCTTGGTAAAGTctctataaaaaaatgaaaatcccgAAATAAACATCAACAATATCTCTGAGGAATTAAAAAGCAAATATCGAAAATATCTTTTGAGCAATTGAACATATCATTAGTTAAACCCTTAAAAAATACCTGAGAAATCTTTGAACTCTTTTACgaagtatttttgaattttgtgttttattagttttactCATTGACCCAAAATCGATCGCATGAATTGAGTATACgcaccctgaaaaaaaaaccgcttCCCATACACAGCTCAAGCGGAATGGTGCTGGCGATGGCTGAATGCGCGAACGTTCTTGAGATAACTCTCCAAAGGAATTGCGACACGTATTCTGGGGAAATCTCGGACGGATTTTTTATATGTaggatttatttgaaaaactacATTGGGGAAGTCTGCAAAAAAATCGAGGGAAATATTGGTGGAATCAGAATTTAATTGCTGATCATTAGGATCTCTACCAAATCTGGAGTTTTCCAAACCGTCGCACATGttactcagaaaaaaaattgaaccaaCACGTGTTTTAGATTTCACTTTGCTCACTATGAATGAAAAAGAATGATGGATGTcgttcatatttatttttttcctttatCAACGAGATTTTCGGCCATTGGCCGGTTCATCTCGGATTGACGTCGTTCATAGTTGCAATCGTTACAATCGTCATAATGGGCACGAAACATCATATATGTTGTGATGAGCAATATTTACCCCTTGAAGAAGGCACAATTCTCGTGTcaaaacgtcgggcaaataatAAAGTTATCGTAAAAACACAATTATGAGATGAATTACATAACTTTTTCACTAGAGCTaaaattatgcttttttatTACCTATTTTTGAGATAAGTTTGATGTTTCCAAGAATTCTGTCACATAATTTAGAAGTTTTTCAATAAACTCTACGCCTATTATACCTATTTGCATCACCTTGTCAATGAAAGTGATACTCATATTATCGATTAGTAAATATCCATGAGGTTGCACGATATTTCTACAAAGTAGAACATTTTAATATTCATTGTCAGTGCACAACTTTCGCatataattattattgattttgtGTCTGTAGATCCACCACGAGAATCAGCATGAGTGAAATTTAGAGTTACCACCTAAAAAAGCACGGGTAGAAGTGAATAGCACAATAATGACAAAATAAGAGTAATAATgagaaaaatcaatcatatcaagtttaaccattattTTACGTCATTTCTCTATGGCACTCAATATCACATCAATATGCAATCatagtaaaatttgtaaatggtATGTTATCTTGAAAATTATCGTCACTAAATAATTACATAATACCATATCATgaaataagtaaatgaaaaaccgatttagtaatataccattcaattccactagagtttgtatcctttgaaagatacgtgtatttcgacctcaactgtaaggctgtcttcagtgtcgtgtactagactcgagtaCTACTACTACTAATACTACTGTCCGAAATTCAAATCGAAGTGTccagaatatgaggcaaaagtgatggagtgtccggaataagaatcatgtaaagtccacatatttatatttatttattattatttatgttgcagaatcaaaatcttcactcaTTATTCGAAAGTTAAGTATTTTGAGGGTTTGATAATACGGAGGAATCATACGGTATAGTTTATTCTACATGCTTTTTGATGCGTTATTCTTCATTGagaccttaagtgtccgtaatatgaatcaaaacggtacagactctagtggaattaaattgtataggtagtactaaattcggtttttcatttatttatagtcATTCCTTTAAGCAGCGCGTGGATGTATTAGCATTGTTATTTTTGTTCTTTCAACTCTTATTTcaatcaaacaaacaaattttgacGTTCATGCATTCTATTTTAATAATAGAATTTGATATTCATTTGCCATTCTCCTGTACCTGGAAGATTGAGTCTGTCACATAATGAATTCTTAACCTTGTTGGAAGAAGTCAAATCCTTGCACAAAACCTTTTATGCTTCACTACAAAACAAGACTCACTACATATAAAATATATCCATTCTGTTGTCGGTCGATATGTAGATCCTGCATCTGTTATTCATTCCATGTGAATGCTGTACAATAATATTAACTggaattggaaaatgtttcatttttcatgttttgtacttttttattttataaaccAAGTCAGCATGTTTCACATCAAAATACTTCAAATCGGATGCTTGGCACTTTTGTGTTTCATTAGATTGATATCTTGAATAGATATTGTAACCGTTTTTCTACTATGTGATGTCCAaaatcaattctgttctcaCTGTCTCCTTTTTGAATAGGCAGACGCGCCTCTTCCCCGATGATACCGATATGGTCCGCTAGACCTAGGAAGATGTGTAACAGTGTGATGAGGGGACCGTTCGTTTACACACCGACTTTTATAACTTCTTCTTCAACCCCTGTGTTAAACAGTAAGTTCGAAAACTGCTTCAAACAATTTGAGGTtatgaaaacttttaaaatctCATTTGTACCTAggattgaaattttgtttgctaAATCTACATATATGCTTAGCGAATTTTAGTAGTTTTCAATTGATATATTTGTTTCATGTCATGCAAAAAAGTTGCACTAACATTCGCATGAAACCAACTTCCCTGCATTGCATAGTCGACATAACCTTCAAAGCTAGCACtatgaaaaatgtttgtttgtgattttcaaGTTACTATGTACATTCTCAAGTTTCTATAACaaagtgtgtagctcgttgtttttgaGTATAGGAATGGACTTGCACGTCAGATTGAACAGTGCCATGATAAACAGAAAATTCTTTATCTCCAACAGTTTATAATATCTCTATTTTTCTGAAGATACTTTATAAATTGCTTCCCTGATATTATTATTACTTATAAATTACACATAACATCAAATGTTGGCGACCTTCATCAGCCTAGTGGTACCGtctacggctacaaagcaaatttatgctgaaggtgtccgggttcgattcccggttggtccaggatgtTTTCAAAATGGACATTTTCCGGAATTCCCAgatcatagagtatcatcgtatcagccacacgatatacagtattggacaaaacatttgcaactttttcgattttccatacaaaatgaccaactttgataaactatatctcggttatttatggaccgatttgaatgaaattttcacagaatatcagacataacttgaattttaacatatatttttgagtaatttttccaatcacaagttggaaagcagtaacggtttgactaaagtgaattttttgacgatttttttataattgacataactaaacatattaaaggaatagcttcatggtatcttcagcaaagttgtagcttttgacgagatgaataagtttgctcaagacagtttttgtgtagggctttcAGATTtcgagataaaaagttttgaatttttcgtcgaaaattacacttcagtcataccgttattacttataaactcgtaattggaaaaaaatattcaaaaatttatgttaaaattcaaattatatctgatgttctgtgaaagtttcattcaaatcggtccataaataactgagatctagtttaccaaagttggtcattttgtatggaaaatcgaaaaagttgcaaatgttttgtccaatactgtacgaATGCtaaaagaaagttctcagttaatacctTTGCAAAAGGCCAATGGACTATCGATATACccattatgaaaatatatacgTCTCAAGACTTCAGGTtatccgacggcgctgcagaatcgtacccgttctgtggcttagttggttaacgcgATCGATCTAGCGTACTGGGAGTCATAGGATCAAAGCCCCATCAGAacgattcaattatttttcacaattctcgaaaacttattcatatagactcaagtcaaaaaaagtaaacaaacttaccttattgatcctacgtgtttcgcagacgaaatttcACACGTTTccctctgaaccaactcgatttttcacatttagaacgtttaattttcggatttacaaaataacgaaagtaagattttcaactttcgcaactcAACCACTACATTCGCCACCCcactgtatggagagacaaagtgacttaaccacgaatcaaaacaaaacactacttgagtcgattttacactggtagaaaaacgtcgcaagtaactgaatacaACGGCTTATCATATAGTCATAAAATtattgtgtgaaataataggaactctatagtttttgaacgcgagctcattgtatgcaaaatttaagcaatgtacacgtcgaaaaaatgttaaaaaggtgattcactttaaaacagttttggaagacaggttgtgatttttctggattaattttctcaaaaccgtatggaagttacttacgtcgatttgaaaaagtaatcgagaattttaCATCTGAATTGGTTCAAATTAACTTTTGTGTTAACgaacttcagtttttttttaatatatcattgttaaaaaaaaaaacgaacagaAGTTTGAGAATTTGTGCATTTAATTAAAGGAAAAATCAAAACATGCCTTTTATATTAATAATTTAAGTTTGTTTGAAGGCAAAcatcatacatacattttttattctttgaaTACTTATATCATGTTTTTAACGTgttttatgacaaaaaaaaaacaaattgggttttaataataaatcttcgagctgtttagtagaatacatatactgcccatactcgcataacagtcacatttacataggaaatcccatagaatatgggagtgttatgcgagtatgggcagtataagtagatgaaaaaaccgaattgggtttttttttatctcttgtGATATTATTGTTTAGGATtctacaaaaatgatgtacatGGATGCacttcttgcaaaaaaaaaaaaaacactggtgCACTTTTAATTGAAAAGTAtaattttttcaattgaattattattttatgtttcattAAAATTAGCAAACCACTAATATTCCCATTTTTAACTACTTACACAATGATTTGTAAGTTTTATCGCATTTTTTACACTTTGAGCAGGCTTTTCCTTTGTTGTAGATAGGTTTTTCCATCCAAGTCCACGATGAATAGTTACAGGTCATCAGAAATGTGTCTCCAGTTCCGGCATAATCGTACTCCGAAATCGCACATCCAACGCGAGTTTGGTAATCGAGAGCCATTGCAGTAAAGTGTAGAACTCTGTTAACAAATATtgcgagttatttttttttttacagaatcgCCGAGATGCTTACGCTTACCCTCTGCTTTGCCCTCTATAGTTGGCTACTTCGTGGATGTAAAAATCTTTATGTTCATCCCACCAGGCTTGGATTGCTTCTCCAATAAGATTTGTTTTATCACTTGATCTTTTCTGTGACCACGACGAGTAGTAGATATTCTGACCGGCATCATGAAATTTGTCTTGAATAATATACTCGAATCTTTTAGAACACGGGTAATACGAGGGTGTCAAAGGAATTTCGTAACTTATGGGACTTTGCTTAATTGGTGATTGGTTTTGTCACAAGATTTGTGAAATTAAGCAAAATCCAATGAAGTGAGTGATTTCCACAACGAATGTCACCATGTTGTAGGAGACTTATGTGCATAAAACATGATGAATTATGAATAAATGAATATTAGTCCTGTCTTAGTACCTGTGCTTCTGCAACGATCATGGTTCATAGTGCACTGTTTAACGTTGTATTCAGCTAATTTTTCCAATTCGCTGTCCCATTTCTAAAAACAgaagtaaattaaattaattcacCGTCTGCCGTGATATAGTAAATGTGTCTTACCAATTCCGACATATTCATCGCACTTGGAAATGTTCCATGAGTTGAAGTCATAGTCCCACTAGCCAACTTATTTCTCAGCTCGTTGTGACGCTTCAAAATATACTTTTTGTAACTTGATTTCATGAGGATTAATTTTGGATGTTGATTTGAACACGATGGGTAATCTGAAAACTAAAAATTGTTTATGTAACatgcattatttttaaatttccgatTATTCATACATCTTTTGGTCGACATCCAACATGTTCACCTTTGTTTTCGCAAATCTTCCTAAATACACTACTGCAGTAGTCCTTACTTTTGCCAAGCACTTGTGGTGAAATAACCACTAATAATGCTACGAATATAAAAAAGTTACTCATGATTGAAAAATGGAATCAATACGAATGACTGAATCTTTCACAAGTACTGTTGACTTTTATAtcataataaaacaaataaaacatcTAACGTGTAGTGTTTAAACAGCTGTGCCAACACAACTTATAAATATTGTATCATGTAACCCCACAGTTCAAACTTTGATTCCTAATGAAAATATAGATCATAAGTGAGGGTGTAaccggttcgtggccgcatttcTCCATCTTCGGTTCTGCCCCAGGAACAATAAATCGTTATGCACttgcccacctagctcgctgcgctccacgccttcttgtgtCGACCGGAaccgaacaccatctttgcagggaagctgtccggcattcttgcaacatgccctgctttggccactttctggatactgagtTTACCGTAGAGATGGACGAGATCGTAATTCATCCGTCTCCGCTACACATCGTTCAcctcatcgaggggctctttccgcgccacaaccctagctcatggcctcctttcgtaggacagccggggattggggctggcgatgaggatagggtattagagtggttcaaaaaatcgtttttgctccacaccgctcattcgattctagatcaaattctgagtgtcctcccaaaatttgagctcatttggatgaaaactgagactgcacaagccctttaaagtttatatgggaattactatgagaaaagcaaccaattcattcaatcgatcatagtgtttgcccatgtgctcttggggattagagctacgttgatactgtgagatacattcatcagctacaactttgccgaagaccgttttcaaatcggacgcctcagtaattagttattgatttatatccggttacaaattcttcagcagtgctcatttacttctgaacaggcaacattgctgcacctggcgcgaaagatagcacgcacaaatcatggctactatgttttactgcatatacccagtgatgcctgcagaactgcccaataattatagccaaagttttacaactcattcaaaaatcaataactaattactgaggcgtccgactcaaaaacggtattcggcaaagttgtagctgattattgtatctcacagtatcaacgtagctctaatcctcaagagcacataggcaaacactatgatcgattgaatgaattggttgcttttctcatagtaattcccatataaactttaaagggcttgtgcagtctcagttttcatccaaatgagctcaaattttgggagggcactcagaatttgatctagaatcgaatgagcggtgtggagcaaaaacgattttttgaaccactctaatagggTATCCGacgaggaacttgtagggattacAAAATCCCTCAgtatggggaaggcaccaggtccggacggagttccaaacctgcacagcaaaaatttgtgaatattaaacagcacgcaatttggacatcgacggaaaattgtggcaggcatttgaaaattacaagcgttagCCAACAGCTGAAGCAGATGTGACCCTCTGACAACCAATCTGGGCGCTTCCAactatatttcagttaaatccgctagaaatttacatgaatctgcaACAAAAACAAACCCAGCCACGCTCAACAATCACGCGACCGAGAGAACGCTCCGCATTGTTCACTGCTCTTTCAATCACTTCTCGATGAAACCTCCAACCATCGAAGCTATTTCGTGAAACACTCATTTTACGCAGAACTtgttcaactttcgtcagccACTTACTAAGATGGTGAGACAGCCGAGAGAGCTCGGGCGTGTAGCTATCGCTCCAGAAGTCGCAAGTTCTAATCCTGCTTTAAACTTTTTATATATTCTAGTTTGGTAGCTATTTATAGCTCATTTTCAAACCAAcagcaatgtaattttaagatcgcacataaatatctatcatatatgatggaatccttttgtcacattcgactcgctataattttacaggtttcatTCTACTGtgtggccctcaaagtcgcaatttTGGAGGTTCCCgggatgttcagatctgctatgcagatatgcctggacaagggagtatttccagatgtgtgGAAGAGGTAGAACCTGGTACAATAGCCAAAGGCgggaaaaccacccggtgactcgtcggcgtatagaccaatatgcttaatcgacacggcggggaaggtgctcgagaagatcatcctcaacagactgtgttatggaatgtcatgtacgacgaggtgttgagattaaaattcccggcgggtgtggtcatcgttggctttgccgacgatattacgctggaggtctacggtgaatcgatcgaagaagtgaaattgactgcagcccactggaattggctcaccacaaaactgaggctgttgttgtcaacaaccgcaagtcggtgcagcaagcggtgatcagtgtaagcgactgcacaatcacttcgaagcgctccgtcaaacacttgggggtgatgatcgacgacaagcttaccttcggtagccatgtcgattatgcctgcaagagagcctccacagctattgtggcactgtcccagatgatgtccaatagctctgcggtgtacgccagtaagcgtaagcttctggccagtgtcgcctcgtccatactgaggtatggtggcccggcttggggcacggctttgagtaccgatagctattgtagcaagctagagagtacttataggctaatgtgcctgaggattgcgagcgcgtaccgtaccgtgtcacacgatgcattctgtgtcatcaccggcatgatgcctattggtatctttatcatggaagacatagagtgcttcgaaaggcgcggcacaagaggcatacgcaggactaccagactggcctccatggtcaaatggcagcgtgcgtgggacagttccaccaagggagtgtggactcacaggttgattctgaggttagatatctgggtcaataggcgccatggggaactaactaattccacctaacacaggtcctttcgggccatggatgctttagacagtatctacaccgtttcggtcatgcgtgttctcccgaatgtccagtttgtgcaggtttagaggaaacggcggaacacgttttgttcgtgtgcccgcgtttccgcacaatacgtgaccgcatgtttgccacatgcggtcgggacacgactccggacaatttggtccagaggatgtgtgcagacgagtttggctggaatgccgtttcatcggctatcacccacatccaCTCCAAaagaggtggcgtgtggactcgaggagtgactagtgcagacgctaatcaacaggtggtccaagggttcgcagtcgactacgtaggtcataccggtgccctacggtcgaaatcgacccttacagcgattaagtggccacggggagaacatcctgatagcgctgctgtcgtggcgccggcctactgggttggatacgagcctctggttgttcggggcaggtggaggccccttcgtcagcaatcccagctggtgctagctgatagggcctgagctttcagtaggtcaaattg includes:
- the LOC5576981 gene encoding venom allergen 5 — encoded protein: MSNFFIFVALLVVISPQVLGKSKDYCSSVFRKICENKGEHVGCRPKDFSDYPSCSNQHPKLILMKSSYKKYILKRHNELRNKLASGTMTSTHGTFPSAMNMSELKWDSELEKLAEYNVKQCTMNHDRCRSTDKFHDAGQNIYYSSWSQKRSSDKTNLIGEAIQAWWDEHKDFYIHEVANYRGQSRGVLHFTAMALDYQTRVGCAISEYDYAGTGDTFLMTCNYSSWTWMEKPIYNKGKACSKCKKCDKTYKSLCK